From Flavobacterium alkalisoli, the proteins below share one genomic window:
- a CDS encoding GH3 auxin-responsive promoter family protein → MSIKSFAAKLFAKKVYNDTQKWAKHPVETQQQVLKMLIENALGTQFGKDHHFEGIKKHSDFVKHVPVRDYEDLKPYIEKVVKGEEDIVWPGKPLYFAKTSGTTSGAKYIPLTKESMPYHIQAARDAILHYIHETGKAAFVDGKMIFLQGSPELEEKHGIKFGRLSGIVAHFVPAYLQRNRMPSWETNCIDDWEQKVDAIVEETYNENMTVISGIPSWVQMYFERLEKKGSKKVGEIFKNFSLFIYGGVNYEPYRAKFENLIGRKVDSIELFPASEGFFAYQDTQTKKGMLLLLNSGIFYEFIKADEFFNEHPKRYTIGEVELGINYAMIISTNAGLWGYNIGDTIQFTSLSPYRIVVSGRIKHFISAFGEHVIGKEVESALKEAMEGTDVSVNEFTVAPQINPESGLPYHEWFIEFEKEPADMDAFSLAIDKAMRKQNVYYDDLISGNILRTVVITKVPKNGFQEYMKSIGKLGGQNKLPRLSNDRKIADALKA, encoded by the coding sequence ATGTCTATAAAATCGTTTGCAGCTAAATTATTTGCCAAAAAGGTATACAATGATACCCAAAAATGGGCAAAGCACCCTGTGGAAACGCAACAGCAGGTTTTAAAAATGCTGATTGAAAATGCCTTGGGGACGCAGTTTGGCAAAGACCATCATTTTGAAGGTATAAAAAAGCATTCAGATTTTGTAAAACATGTACCTGTAAGGGACTATGAGGATTTAAAACCCTATATAGAAAAGGTTGTAAAAGGAGAAGAAGATATAGTATGGCCGGGCAAGCCGTTATATTTTGCCAAAACATCGGGGACTACCTCGGGCGCAAAATACATTCCGCTTACCAAAGAATCGATGCCGTATCATATTCAGGCCGCAAGAGATGCCATATTACACTACATCCATGAAACAGGTAAAGCCGCTTTTGTAGACGGTAAAATGATATTTCTACAAGGTAGCCCTGAGCTTGAGGAAAAGCACGGTATTAAGTTTGGACGACTTTCGGGCATTGTTGCCCATTTTGTACCGGCTTATCTGCAACGGAATCGTATGCCAAGCTGGGAAACCAATTGTATAGACGATTGGGAGCAAAAAGTAGATGCTATAGTAGAGGAGACATACAACGAGAATATGACCGTAATATCGGGCATACCGTCGTGGGTACAAATGTATTTTGAAAGGCTTGAGAAAAAAGGAAGTAAAAAAGTAGGCGAGATATTTAAAAACTTTAGCCTGTTTATATATGGGGGGGTTAACTATGAGCCTTACCGTGCAAAATTTGAAAATCTTATCGGGCGTAAAGTAGACAGTATAGAACTGTTTCCTGCATCCGAAGGTTTCTTTGCCTATCAGGATACCCAAACCAAGAAAGGAATGTTGTTGTTGCTTAACTCCGGTATCTTTTATGAGTTTATAAAAGCGGATGAGTTTTTTAACGAACATCCTAAGCGTTACACCATAGGCGAAGTGGAATTAGGTATTAATTATGCTATGATTATTTCTACCAATGCCGGATTGTGGGGTTACAATATAGGAGATACCATACAGTTTACTTCATTAAGTCCGTACAGGATAGTGGTAAGCGGCAGGATTAAGCACTTTATATCTGCCTTTGGTGAGCATGTTATTGGGAAAGAGGTGGAAAGTGCACTTAAAGAAGCAATGGAAGGGACAGATGTTAGTGTAAACGAGTTTACGGTAGCCCCTCAGATAAACCCTGAAAGCGGACTTCCTTACCATGAGTGGTTTATAGAGTTTGAAAAAGAACCGGCAGATATGGATGCCTTTTCTCTTGCAATAGATAAGGCCATGAGAAAACAAAATGTTTATTATGATGATTTAATATCGGGTAATATACTACGTACGGTAGTTATTACAAAAGTGCCCAAAAATGGTTTTCAGGAATACATGAAATCCATAGGTAAACTGGGAGGCCAAAACAAACTGCCAAGGTTGTCTAACGACAGAAAAATAGCCGATGCCTTAAAAGCATAA
- a CDS encoding murein hydrolase activator EnvC family protein encodes MSGKRRKRQLIKKKLFTKNRLVILNEDSFEEIFSLKLNLMNVFVGITVISIVMIALTTYIIAFTPLREYIPGYSSAKLKKEATDNAIKSDSLQKVLNANTAYLNSIKKVLTGDLEHTKLDRDSIIAAEHNDAVADLAPKEAELKLREEVALEDKYNLFEKSQPKVNLVLFPPAKGHITENYNAKEKHFSVDITLVNDTPVKSIAAGTVLFADWTPTKGNVIIVRHNDGIISIYKRVASLSKTQGDVVKSGEAIATAGTPPTNGGGANFEFELWKDGYPINPTQFIDFE; translated from the coding sequence ATGTCGGGCAAAAGACGAAAAAGGCAGTTAATAAAGAAAAAGCTTTTTACAAAAAACCGCCTTGTAATTTTAAATGAAGATTCCTTTGAGGAGATATTCTCCTTAAAGCTTAACCTTATGAATGTTTTTGTGGGGATAACGGTTATAAGTATCGTGATGATTGCCCTAACAACCTATATAATCGCATTTACCCCTTTAAGAGAATACATACCGGGATATTCGTCGGCTAAGCTGAAAAAGGAAGCAACCGATAACGCTATAAAATCAGACTCGCTTCAAAAAGTGCTTAATGCCAATACGGCCTATTTAAATTCCATTAAAAAGGTACTTACTGGTGACCTTGAACATACCAAACTGGACAGGGATTCCATAATAGCGGCAGAGCATAACGATGCTGTGGCAGATTTAGCCCCTAAAGAGGCAGAACTCAAGCTAAGGGAAGAGGTTGCGCTTGAAGATAAATACAACCTGTTTGAAAAATCGCAGCCAAAGGTGAACCTTGTACTTTTTCCGCCGGCAAAAGGACATATAACCGAAAATTACAATGCTAAGGAGAAACACTTCTCGGTAGATATAACATTGGTTAACGATACTCCGGTAAAATCGATAGCGGCAGGTACGGTATTGTTTGCCGACTGGACCCCAACAAAAGGAAATGTAATTATAGTACGTCATAACGATGGTATTATCTCTATATATAAAAGGGTAGCATCATTAAGTAAAACACAGGGAGACGTTGTTAAGTCGGGTGAGGCTATTGCCACCGCCGGCACACCACCTACAAACGGAGGGGGAGCTAACTTTGAGTTTGAATTATGGAAAGACGGATATCCTATTAACCCAACACAATTTATTGATTTTGAATAA
- the tatA gene encoding twin-arginine translocase TatA/TatE family subunit, translating to MLAIFLGAVGPWQIAIVVVLIVLLFGGKKIPELMRGLGSGIKEFKDAAREDQPANSRNEQSQKEENKL from the coding sequence ATGTTAGCAATTTTTTTAGGAGCAGTTGGCCCATGGCAGATAGCCATAGTTGTAGTCTTAATTGTACTGCTTTTTGGCGGAAAGAAAATTCCTGAATTAATGAGAGGGCTGGGGTCTGGTATTAAGGAATTTAAAGATGCAGCAAGAGAAGACCAACCTGCAAACTCGAGAAACGAACAGTCTCAAAAAGAAGAAAATAAATTATAA
- a CDS encoding DUF5684 domain-containing protein — protein sequence MIVCKWKIYQKAGKPGWASIVPIYGTLVFLEIIRKPWWWFFLLIIPGVNFIFGIWATNLLSKSFGKNEGFTIGLIFLSIVFYPILAFDKSIQYIYNTNEVDHIGQNN from the coding sequence ATGATAGTTTGCAAATGGAAAATTTATCAAAAGGCTGGAAAACCGGGATGGGCCAGCATTGTGCCTATTTATGGAACACTTGTTTTTCTTGAAATTATAAGGAAACCATGGTGGTGGTTTTTCCTTCTTATAATACCGGGGGTTAACTTCATATTTGGTATTTGGGCAACAAATTTATTATCAAAAAGCTTTGGAAAAAACGAAGGCTTTACGATAGGGCTTATATTTCTATCAATTGTTTTCTACCCTATATTGGCTTTTGACAAGTCTATACAGTACATCTACAACACTAATGAAGTAGATCATATCGGTCAGAATAACTAA
- a CDS encoding Tex family protein produces the protein MTNIQFISGQVTAPVKSIENTLQLLNEDCTIPFIARYRKDRTGNLDEVVIEQIAKLSQAYEAIVKRKEAILKSIEEQNGLTPDLKQKIDASFDMTELEDFYLPFKKRKKTKADTARENGLEPLAKIIMAQNSDDIDFIASKYLNDKVANEDEALQGARDIIAEWINENLYVRKNLRRMYGRKAEITTKKVKDADEEKAKKFEQYLDWSENLAKAPSHRVLAMLRAENEGVIKFKVEIDSDEALDFMEQAVIKNNRETAGQLKLAIKDSYKRLLAPAISNEVLQEAKAKADATAIGVFAGNLGQLLLAPPLGEKRILALDPGYRTGCKVVCLDEKGDLLYNETIFPHPPQNESAIAMKKIRSMVNAYKIDAISIGNGTASRETEHFIKKIAFDKPIQVFVVSEAGASVYSASKIARDEFPNYDVTVRGAVSIGRRLSDPLAELVKIEPKAIGVGQYQHDVDQGKLKEELDTVVMRCVNSVGVNINTASKSLLGYVSGIGEKLAENIVNYRSENGPFEDRKQLKKVPRLGDKAYQQAAAFVRIPNAKNPLDNSAVHPEAYSIVEKMAKDMKLKTADLVSNKEAIAKISVTSYATEDVGVLALKDILKELEKPGLDPRKSAKVFEFDPNVRTINDLRTGMILPGIVNNITNFGCFVDIGIKESGLVHISQLKEGFVSDVNEVVKLHQHVEVKVLEIDDARKRIQLTMIL, from the coding sequence ATGACAAACATCCAATTCATTTCGGGGCAGGTTACCGCCCCTGTAAAAAGCATTGAAAACACCTTACAGCTGCTAAACGAAGACTGTACTATTCCTTTTATTGCACGTTACCGTAAAGACAGGACGGGCAACCTTGATGAGGTGGTTATAGAACAGATTGCAAAGCTTAGCCAGGCGTATGAGGCTATTGTAAAGCGTAAAGAAGCGATTTTAAAGAGTATTGAGGAGCAAAACGGGCTAACGCCCGATTTAAAGCAGAAAATCGATGCCAGCTTTGATATGACCGAACTGGAGGATTTTTACCTTCCGTTTAAAAAACGCAAAAAGACCAAAGCCGATACCGCACGCGAAAACGGACTGGAGCCGCTTGCAAAAATTATCATGGCTCAAAACAGCGATGACATCGATTTTATAGCATCAAAATACCTTAACGATAAAGTGGCAAATGAAGACGAGGCGCTGCAGGGTGCCCGCGACATTATTGCCGAATGGATAAACGAGAACCTTTATGTGCGTAAAAACCTGAGAAGGATGTACGGCCGTAAGGCAGAAATTACCACTAAAAAGGTTAAGGATGCCGACGAGGAGAAAGCCAAAAAGTTTGAGCAGTATTTAGACTGGAGCGAAAACCTTGCAAAAGCCCCGTCACACAGGGTACTTGCAATGCTCAGGGCCGAAAACGAAGGCGTTATCAAGTTTAAGGTAGAGATAGACAGCGACGAAGCACTCGATTTTATGGAGCAGGCTGTTATAAAAAATAACCGCGAAACCGCGGGCCAGCTAAAGCTGGCCATTAAGGACAGTTACAAGAGGCTGCTGGCACCTGCCATTTCTAACGAGGTGCTGCAGGAAGCCAAAGCAAAGGCCGATGCTACCGCTATAGGTGTTTTTGCCGGAAACTTAGGGCAGTTATTACTGGCTCCGCCACTGGGAGAAAAGAGGATACTGGCATTAGACCCGGGATACCGTACAGGTTGTAAGGTGGTTTGCCTTGACGAAAAAGGAGACCTGCTGTACAATGAGACCATTTTCCCGCATCCGCCGCAAAATGAGAGTGCCATTGCCATGAAAAAAATACGTTCTATGGTAAATGCCTATAAAATAGATGCCATATCTATAGGAAACGGAACCGCATCGCGCGAAACCGAACATTTTATCAAGAAAATCGCCTTTGACAAGCCTATACAAGTATTTGTAGTAAGCGAGGCAGGGGCATCGGTGTATTCGGCATCAAAAATAGCAAGGGACGAGTTTCCTAATTATGATGTAACCGTGAGGGGAGCTGTGTCCATAGGCCGCAGGCTGAGCGATCCGCTTGCCGAGTTGGTAAAAATCGAGCCAAAGGCGATTGGTGTGGGTCAGTACCAGCACGATGTAGACCAGGGCAAACTGAAAGAGGAACTGGATACTGTGGTAATGCGATGTGTGAACTCGGTAGGGGTTAATATCAATACGGCCAGTAAATCACTGTTAGGGTATGTTTCGGGTATAGGCGAAAAGCTGGCCGAGAACATTGTAAACTACCGTAGTGAAAATGGTCCGTTTGAAGACAGGAAACAGCTTAAAAAAGTACCAAGGCTGGGAGATAAGGCCTACCAGCAGGCGGCTGCTTTCGTAAGGATACCGAATGCCAAAAACCCGCTGGATAACTCGGCTGTACACCCTGAAGCATACAGCATTGTGGAGAAAATGGCGAAGGACATGAAGCTTAAAACAGCCGACCTTGTTTCGAATAAAGAAGCTATTGCAAAAATTTCGGTTACCAGTTATGCTACCGAAGATGTAGGGGTACTGGCACTAAAGGATATTTTAAAGGAACTTGAGAAACCGGGACTTGACCCGAGGAAATCGGCAAAGGTATTTGAGTTCGACCCTAACGTAAGGACAATAAACGACCTGCGTACAGGGATGATATTACCGGGAATTGTAAACAACATTACTAATTTTGGCTGCTTTGTGGATATAGGCATCAAAGAAAGCGGACTGGTACATATCTCACAGCTTAAGGAAGGCTTTGTGAGCGATGTGAATGAAGTGGTAAAACTGCATCAGCATGTTGAGGTAAAGGTTCTTGAGATTGATGATGCAAGAAAAAGAATACAACTTACCATGATATTGTAA
- a CDS encoding helix-turn-helix domain-containing protein — translation METIGKRIAEIRKQKGLTQEEVAEIARINLRTLQRIEKEETEPRGNSLKGICEALEINIEDLVDYGKTEDRTYLVYMHLSVMSSVVIPLGNIILPLILWLNKRDRIVSVAGQGKNILNFQIFWTVCFYLLIFAFAFCKIMHYPFNPFLFVGLLIGVGTFNFLYPVYAAVRVSRGSVKNFWPAPIKFIK, via the coding sequence ATGGAAACCATTGGAAAAAGAATTGCCGAAATAAGAAAGCAAAAAGGGTTAACCCAGGAAGAGGTAGCCGAGATTGCCAGGATAAATTTACGCACACTACAGCGTATAGAAAAGGAAGAAACCGAACCCCGTGGCAACAGCCTTAAAGGGATATGCGAAGCCCTTGAGATTAACATAGAGGATTTGGTAGATTACGGTAAAACCGAAGACAGGACCTATTTGGTATACATGCACCTTTCGGTAATGAGTTCGGTAGTGATACCGCTGGGTAATATAATCCTTCCGCTTATATTATGGCTTAACAAAAGAGACAGGATAGTTTCGGTAGCGGGGCAGGGTAAGAACATATTAAACTTCCAGATATTTTGGACGGTATGTTTTTACTTATTGATATTTGCTTTTGCCTTTTGTAAGATTATGCACTACCCGTTTAACCCGTTTCTGTTTGTAGGTTTATTAATTGGTGTGGGTACTTTTAACTTCCTGTATCCGGTATATGCGGCGGTAAGGGTAAGTAGAGGGTCCGTTAAAAACTTCTGGCCGGCACCCATTAAATTTATAAAATAA
- a CDS encoding ligand-binding sensor domain-containing protein, translated as MKKKTLILIASIAFSINLSAQNLFPVKLENCKTDSFCLDCGDIKAGYDENEFSKMLSTLNKSLNLKGIKGAVKFQVLIDKKGRGCVLSHTDNSKSFISQKIIDELNKFNKWIPAETDGEKIEKTSVNFIFKIENNKLTGEIERVDMDAFMKSFDKPVDPKVSNDHYTYTNDNLKNYNITVWNSKNSDLPNNMTNNIAISKNGIIWLTIDEGLVQFNGKNFTRTEQDITDKGKYFGYSSLAIDNNDTKWVYAKNNLYSYDDKKWSIYTSEDIGLDGIHEVINNPNSNEIYVCSNEGLAILKNNKWSVLNKDNTKGLPSNRVFFVKRDSKNRLWIGTYEGTAMIDENGVVTNFEKTKTLLKGKCISSMDEDPKGNLYFTLFEYDRKDSKTLNYVEGIAVWSNNGIFNLLSIENSGMPSDHANSLVYDKKENVLWITTNNAGLVRYDLKDGWENYHNKNSDIPTSYISKVILDNNGNILLATRQGLVKIEKK; from the coding sequence ATGAAAAAAAAGACCTTAATATTAATTGCTTCAATAGCCTTTTCAATTAATTTATCAGCTCAAAATTTATTTCCCGTAAAATTAGAAAATTGTAAAACAGATAGCTTTTGTCTTGACTGCGGTGATATAAAAGCAGGATATGACGAAAATGAATTTTCAAAAATGCTAAGCACTCTTAATAAATCACTTAATTTAAAAGGTATTAAAGGAGCTGTCAAATTTCAGGTTTTAATAGATAAAAAAGGTAGAGGTTGTGTTCTTAGTCACACCGACAATTCGAAAAGCTTTATATCCCAAAAAATTATTGATGAACTTAATAAGTTCAATAAGTGGATACCTGCAGAAACCGATGGTGAGAAAATAGAAAAAACGTCAGTTAACTTTATTTTTAAAATTGAGAATAATAAGCTTACCGGAGAAATTGAACGGGTTGATATGGATGCTTTTATGAAGTCTTTCGATAAACCCGTTGATCCGAAAGTATCTAATGACCATTACACGTATACAAATGACAATTTAAAAAACTATAATATAACTGTTTGGAATTCAAAAAATTCTGACCTTCCGAATAATATGACAAATAACATAGCCATATCAAAAAATGGTATTATATGGCTTACAATTGATGAAGGTTTAGTTCAGTTTAACGGTAAAAATTTTACCCGAACAGAGCAGGATATTACTGATAAAGGGAAATATTTTGGTTACTCATCTTTAGCTATTGATAATAATGATACTAAATGGGTCTATGCTAAAAATAATTTATACAGTTATGATGATAAAAAATGGTCAATATATACTTCTGAAGATATAGGGTTAGACGGAATACATGAAGTTATAAACAATCCAAACTCAAATGAAATCTATGTATGTTCAAATGAAGGTTTGGCTATTTTAAAAAATAACAAATGGTCAGTCTTAAATAAAGATAATACTAAAGGACTCCCTTCTAATAGAGTTTTCTTTGTAAAAAGAGATTCTAAAAACAGACTTTGGATAGGGACTTATGAGGGTACAGCAATGATTGATGAAAATGGCGTTGTTACTAACTTTGAAAAAACAAAAACATTACTTAAAGGTAAATGTATTAGCTCTATGGACGAAGATCCTAAGGGAAATCTATACTTTACTTTATTTGAATATGACAGAAAAGACAGCAAAACTTTAAATTATGTTGAAGGAATTGCAGTTTGGTCAAATAATGGAATTTTTAATCTTCTTAGTATTGAAAATTCAGGAATGCCTTCTGATCATGCTAACAGTCTGGTTTATGATAAAAAGGAAAACGTTTTGTGGATAACTACTAATAATGCAGGTTTAGTAAGATATGATTTAAAAGACGGGTGGGAAAATTACCATAATAAAAATTCTGACATTCCTACTTCTTACATATCAAAAGTAATTTTGGATAATAACGGAAATATTTTACTGGCTACAAGACAAGGGCTTGTAAAAATTGAAAAGAAATAA
- a CDS encoding cation diffusion facilitator family transporter — protein MSGHHHHRIHKHEVEGKNLLFSILLNTLITIAQVVGGIISGSLALLSDALHNFSDVLSLVISYVAHKLSRKKATISQTFGLKRSELIAAFVNSLTLVLVAIYLIYEAITRFFEPVIIKPGLVIWLSVLGIVVNGLSVLLLKKDADHNLNMKSAYLHLLTDMMASVAVLVGGIMMKYFELYWVDGVMTLIIAIYLVVVGADLLLKSTKMLMLFTPEFIDIKAIVREVHKIEGVNKLHHIHVWHLNEEELHLEAHLDCTHDITLSQFNVLLQDIEDVLYEKFGINHVNIQPEFKKEDPKDFIVQD, from the coding sequence GTGAGCGGGCACCATCATCATCGTATACATAAACATGAGGTTGAGGGAAAAAACCTGCTTTTTTCCATATTGCTCAATACACTAATAACAATAGCCCAGGTTGTGGGAGGAATAATTTCCGGCAGCCTGGCCTTATTGTCTGATGCGTTGCATAACTTTAGCGATGTACTTTCGCTGGTAATAAGTTATGTGGCCCATAAACTCTCCCGAAAAAAAGCCACCATTTCCCAAACCTTTGGGCTTAAGCGATCAGAGCTTATTGCGGCTTTTGTAAATTCCCTTACTCTTGTTCTTGTAGCCATTTACCTTATTTATGAGGCAATTACCCGTTTTTTTGAACCGGTTATTATCAAGCCGGGGCTGGTTATATGGTTGTCGGTTTTAGGTATCGTAGTAAACGGACTTTCGGTACTGTTGCTTAAAAAGGATGCCGACCATAACCTGAACATGAAATCGGCTTACCTGCACTTATTAACAGACATGATGGCATCGGTAGCCGTACTGGTAGGCGGTATAATGATGAAGTATTTTGAACTGTACTGGGTAGACGGGGTTATGACACTTATTATTGCCATTTACCTGGTAGTAGTAGGGGCAGACCTGTTATTAAAATCCACCAAAATGCTGATGCTGTTCACGCCCGAATTTATAGACATTAAAGCCATAGTTAGGGAAGTACACAAAATTGAGGGTGTTAATAAACTGCACCACATTCACGTTTGGCACCTAAACGAGGAAGAACTGCACCTGGAAGCACATTTAGACTGTACGCACGATATTACACTATCGCAGTTTAATGTACTGTTACAGGATATTGAGGATGTGTTGTATGAAAAATTTGGCATTAACCACGTTAACATACAGCCCGAATTTAAAAAGGAAGATCCTAAGGATTTTATTGTTCAGGATTAA
- the rpiB gene encoding ribose 5-phosphate isomerase B, whose protein sequence is MKISIGNDHAGPDYKKAIVKYLEDKGIEVINHGTDTFDSVDYPDFVHPVANDVENGVADFGIIICGSGNGVAMSVNKHQKIRAALCWIKEIAALARQHNDANIISIPARYTSIQQAIEMVDTFLNTDFEGGRHQNRVNKIPC, encoded by the coding sequence ATGAAAATTTCAATTGGTAACGACCACGCAGGTCCTGACTATAAAAAAGCCATTGTAAAATACCTGGAGGACAAAGGTATAGAAGTTATTAACCACGGTACAGATACTTTTGACAGTGTAGACTATCCAGACTTTGTACACCCGGTTGCTAATGATGTTGAAAACGGTGTTGCCGATTTTGGTATTATTATATGTGGTAGCGGTAACGGTGTTGCCATGAGTGTTAACAAACACCAGAAAATTAGGGCTGCACTATGCTGGATAAAAGAAATCGCGGCGCTGGCGCGCCAACATAACGATGCTAATATTATTAGCATACCTGCCCGTTACACTTCTATACAACAGGCAATAGAAATGGTAGACACGTTTTTAAACACCGATTTTGAAGGCGGAAGACACCAGAACAGAGTAAACAAAATACCTTGTTAA
- a CDS encoding DUF2007 domain-containing protein, producing MTNFIVAAVYSYPHEITILKHLLTEAGISFYFENETITGLAPFYSHALGGIKLKVHPNDLETVKEILSNFEDQSNLKIV from the coding sequence ATGACAAATTTTATAGTAGCAGCTGTATACAGCTATCCGCATGAAATTACCATACTGAAGCACTTATTAACAGAGGCCGGTATAAGCTTTTATTTCGAGAACGAAACCATTACGGGCCTCGCTCCTTTCTATTCGCACGCACTGGGAGGAATCAAACTCAAAGTACATCCTAACGATCTGGAAACCGTAAAAGAGATACTCAGCAACTTTGAAGATCAATCCAATTTAAAAATCGTCTGA